In Erigeron canadensis isolate Cc75 chromosome 1, C_canadensis_v1, whole genome shotgun sequence, a single window of DNA contains:
- the LOC122602962 gene encoding auxin-responsive protein SAUR66-like gives MARKWQKVASKNRNERMANKGHFVVYTTDKNRFVIPLRYLNINVFRELLRMSEDEFGLPTDGPITLVCDSTLMNYLINVFERGLSRELEKALLVSISGNRCSLDQRGGSGRRCLVYGY, from the coding sequence ATGGCTCGAAAATGGCAGAAAGTGGCATCCAAAAATCGCAACGAAAGAATGGCAAACAAGGGCCACTTTGTGGTCTACACAACCGACAAGAATCGTTTTGTGATCCCATTGCGGTATCTAAACATAAATGTATTTAGAGAGCTATTGAGGATGTCTGAAGACGAGTTTGGTCTTCCAACAGACGGTCCTATTACTCTAGTTTGTGACTCTACGCTCATGAATTACTTGATCAACGTGTTTGAGCGAGGGCTGTCTAGAGAGTTAGAGAAGGCTTTGTTAGTCTCGATTTCTGGTAATCGTTGTTCGTTAGATCAAAGGGGTGGAAGTGGTAGACGGTGCTTAGTTTACGGATATTAG
- the LOC122603053 gene encoding auxin-responsive protein SAUR68-like, producing the protein MARKWQNLAAIRRKSIALPRTSDVSHSDIANVDKGFFVVYTSDGIRFVIPLNFLKNDIFKELLDMAENEYGLQNDGPIRLPINGTFMQYTMSIIKSHMRKDVEKGLRMVVTSWQCLPNSNRHFERFQTQLLVC; encoded by the coding sequence ATGGCAAGAAAGTGGCAAAATCTAGCAGCAATAAGGCGTAAAAGTATCGCCCTTCCAAGAACAAGTGATGTCAGTCATAGTGATATAGCTAATGTTGACAAGGGGTTTTTTGTGGTATACACTTCTGATGGAATAAGATTTGTGATACCACTGAATTTCCTGAAGAATGACATTTTTAAAGAGCTCTTGGATATGGCTGAGAATGAATATGGCCTGCAAAACGACGGGCCGATTAGGCTGCCCATCAACGGTACCTTTATGCAATACACGATGTCTATAATAAAAAGCCATATGAGAAAAGATGTTGAGAAAGGACTTCGCATGGTTGTCACTTCATGGCAATGCTTGCCTAATTCAAACCGGCACTTTGAACGTTTTCAGACTCAGTTATTAGTATGCTAA
- the LOC122585983 gene encoding lysine histidine transporter-like 8 isoform X2: MTESSDQVNSSPTSPSSPWDAGLPSPAISAPPSQPQSPSVSKFLTPLASPFTKVLRLTKLDPHDAWLPITQSRNGNAYYAAFHTLCSGIGIQALILPVAFTFLGWAWGIISLVMAFIWQLYTLYLLVNLHESTETGIRYSRYMQLAQAAFGERLGNALAKFQILYLSAGTCLTLIIIAGSTTKVFFQVVCGASRCRAETLTATEWYLVFTCGAMLLSQLPNMNSIAGISLVGAITALGYCMTIWVVSVAEGRLSYVSYDPLEATSNSAKIFNIFNALGIISFAFRGHNLILEIQATMPSSEKHPSRIPMWKGVKASYTLIAASLFPLAIGGYWAYGQLIPASGMLAALLMFHIEDLAKSIQALVCLLVIINCLTSYQIYAMPAFDEMESIYVIRFKKPCSWWFRMVMRSLFGFINFFLAVAFPFAGGVGGLIGGVALPVTLAYPCFMWLKIKKLQVYSFDWWLNFGLGVLGMGLSVLVIVGGVYTIINTGIQGKFFKPQ, from the exons ATGACAGAGTCAAGTGATCAAGTTAACTCCTCCCCAACATCCCCAAGTTCGCCATGGGACGCTGGTTTGCCATCACCAGCAATCTCGGCTCCTCCTTCTCAGCCCCAATCACCATCCGTAT CAAAATTCTTGACACCTTTAGCTAGTCCTTTTACAAAGGTGCTACGACTCACCAAGCTAGACCCACATGATGCTTGGCTTCCTATCACTCAATCAAGGAATGGAAATGCTTATTATGCAGCCTTCCACACACTTTGCTCTGGAATTGGGATTCAAGCACTTATTCTCCCTGTTGCTTTCACTTTTCTTGGCTG GGCATGGGGTATTATATCGTTGGTTATGGCATTCATATGGCAACTCTACACTTTGTACTTGCTTGTAAATCTCCATGAATCTACTGAAACTGGGATTCGATACAGCAGATACATGCAGTTAGCACAAGCAGCCTTTG GTGAAAGGTTAGGGAACGCCCTAGCTAAATTTCAGATTCTATATCTTTCTGCCGGAACTTGCCTAACGCTAATCATCATCGCCGGATCAACAACCAAAGTCTTCTTCCAAGTTGTTTGTGGTGCTTCGCGGTGTAGGGCTGAAACATTGACAGCAACAGAGTGGTACTTGGTCTTCACATGTGGAGCAATGCTACTTTCTCAGTTACCCAACATGAACTCAATTGCTGGGATCTCACTCGTTGGTGCTATTACAGCTCTTGGATATTGTATGACCATATGGGTCGTATCAGTGGCTGAAGGTAGATTATCATATGTGTCGTATGACCCATTAGAAGCTACATCAAATTCTGCTAAGATCTTCAACATTTTTAATGCCCTTGGGATCATTTCTTTCGCATTTAGAGGCCACAATCTTATACTAGAAATACAG GCTACAATGCCATCAAGTGAGAAACATCCATCTAGAATCCCAATGTGGAAGGGTGTCAAAGCTTCATATACTCTTATAGCCGCATCATTATTCCCCCTTGCAATTGGTGGATATTGGGCTTATGGCCAATTA attccTGCATCTGGGATGTTGGCTGCATTGCTCATGTTCCACATAGAAGATCTAGCAAAGTCTATCCAAGCTCTAGTATGCTTGCTTGTGATCATCAATTGTCTTACTTCATATCAGATATATGCAATGCCAGCGTTTGATGAGATGGAGTCGATTTATGTGATACGTTTCAAAAAGCCATGCTCTTGGTGGTTCCGGATGGTCATGCGTTCATTGTTTGGGTTTATTAACTTCTTTTTGGCAGTTGCATTTCCTTTCGCGGGAGGGGTAGGTGGTTTGATTGGAGGAGTTGCTTTGCCTGTGACATTGGCTTATCCATGTTTCATGTGGCTTAAGATCAAAAAGTTACAAGTCTATAGTTTTGATTGGTGGTTAAATTTCGGGCTAGGTGTTTTGGGAATGGGTTTAAGTGTTCTTGTGATTGTTGGAGGGGTTTATACTATTATTAACACTGGTATTCAAGGTAAATTCTTTAAACCACAATAA
- the LOC122585983 gene encoding lysine histidine transporter-like 8 isoform X1 yields MTESSDQVNSSPTSPSSPWDAGLPSPAISAPPSQPQSPSVYRLPFFQPPEHSCTTTKTKTSHKSNLSQTPPVFSAPASQLHSPSLSRSPFLGTPDRPITMPPSGSRRPLSYIKSRDITPKFLTPLASPFTKVLRLTKLDPHDAWLPITQSRNGNAYYAAFHTLCSGIGIQALILPVAFTFLGWAWGIISLVMAFIWQLYTLYLLVNLHESTETGIRYSRYMQLAQAAFGERLGNALAKFQILYLSAGTCLTLIIIAGSTTKVFFQVVCGASRCRAETLTATEWYLVFTCGAMLLSQLPNMNSIAGISLVGAITALGYCMTIWVVSVAEGRLSYVSYDPLEATSNSAKIFNIFNALGIISFAFRGHNLILEIQATMPSSEKHPSRIPMWKGVKASYTLIAASLFPLAIGGYWAYGQLIPASGMLAALLMFHIEDLAKSIQALVCLLVIINCLTSYQIYAMPAFDEMESIYVIRFKKPCSWWFRMVMRSLFGFINFFLAVAFPFAGGVGGLIGGVALPVTLAYPCFMWLKIKKLQVYSFDWWLNFGLGVLGMGLSVLVIVGGVYTIINTGIQGKFFKPQ; encoded by the exons ATGACAGAGTCAAGTGATCAAGTTAACTCCTCCCCAACATCCCCAAGTTCGCCATGGGACGCTGGTTTGCCATCACCAGCAATCTCGGCTCCTCCTTCTCAGCCCCAATCACCATCCGTATATCGATTACCATTCTTTCAACCACCAGAGCACTCATGTACGACCACTAAAACTAAAACGAGCCATAAGAGTAATTTATCACAAACGCCACCAGTGTTTTCTGCTCCAGCGTCACAATTGCACTCGCCATCACTATCCAGATCACCTTTTCTTGGGACACCAGACCGCCCCATCACTATGCCTCCTAGTGGATCTCGAAGACCCCTTAGTTATATCAAATCTAGGGATATAACACCAAAATTCTTGACACCTTTAGCTAGTCCTTTTACAAAGGTGCTACGACTCACCAAGCTAGACCCACATGATGCTTGGCTTCCTATCACTCAATCAAGGAATGGAAATGCTTATTATGCAGCCTTCCACACACTTTGCTCTGGAATTGGGATTCAAGCACTTATTCTCCCTGTTGCTTTCACTTTTCTTGGCTG GGCATGGGGTATTATATCGTTGGTTATGGCATTCATATGGCAACTCTACACTTTGTACTTGCTTGTAAATCTCCATGAATCTACTGAAACTGGGATTCGATACAGCAGATACATGCAGTTAGCACAAGCAGCCTTTG GTGAAAGGTTAGGGAACGCCCTAGCTAAATTTCAGATTCTATATCTTTCTGCCGGAACTTGCCTAACGCTAATCATCATCGCCGGATCAACAACCAAAGTCTTCTTCCAAGTTGTTTGTGGTGCTTCGCGGTGTAGGGCTGAAACATTGACAGCAACAGAGTGGTACTTGGTCTTCACATGTGGAGCAATGCTACTTTCTCAGTTACCCAACATGAACTCAATTGCTGGGATCTCACTCGTTGGTGCTATTACAGCTCTTGGATATTGTATGACCATATGGGTCGTATCAGTGGCTGAAGGTAGATTATCATATGTGTCGTATGACCCATTAGAAGCTACATCAAATTCTGCTAAGATCTTCAACATTTTTAATGCCCTTGGGATCATTTCTTTCGCATTTAGAGGCCACAATCTTATACTAGAAATACAG GCTACAATGCCATCAAGTGAGAAACATCCATCTAGAATCCCAATGTGGAAGGGTGTCAAAGCTTCATATACTCTTATAGCCGCATCATTATTCCCCCTTGCAATTGGTGGATATTGGGCTTATGGCCAATTA attccTGCATCTGGGATGTTGGCTGCATTGCTCATGTTCCACATAGAAGATCTAGCAAAGTCTATCCAAGCTCTAGTATGCTTGCTTGTGATCATCAATTGTCTTACTTCATATCAGATATATGCAATGCCAGCGTTTGATGAGATGGAGTCGATTTATGTGATACGTTTCAAAAAGCCATGCTCTTGGTGGTTCCGGATGGTCATGCGTTCATTGTTTGGGTTTATTAACTTCTTTTTGGCAGTTGCATTTCCTTTCGCGGGAGGGGTAGGTGGTTTGATTGGAGGAGTTGCTTTGCCTGTGACATTGGCTTATCCATGTTTCATGTGGCTTAAGATCAAAAAGTTACAAGTCTATAGTTTTGATTGGTGGTTAAATTTCGGGCTAGGTGTTTTGGGAATGGGTTTAAGTGTTCTTGTGATTGTTGGAGGGGTTTATACTATTATTAACACTGGTATTCAAGGTAAATTCTTTAAACCACAATAA